From one Esox lucius isolate fEsoLuc1 chromosome 11, fEsoLuc1.pri, whole genome shotgun sequence genomic stretch:
- the itgb3a gene encoding integrin beta-3a, with translation MSSVSNMETFFWILSALSVVASEVHGANVCTSRGVTTCRQCLAIHPSCAWCHQEVFGQGVGVSRCDLKKNLLDGGCTEQGLEFPVSGFSMQENRQLSDKAYGTADEVTQIQPQKLTLTLRPDDAMRFEVKVKQAEDYPVDLYYLMDLSYSMNDDLVKLRDLGNLLATAMGKTTSNLRMGFGAFVDKTMSPYMYIYPPEAVQNPCYKRTNRCRPQFSYRNVLSLTDQVSRFTEEVGKQQVSGNRDSPEGGFDAVIQAVVCKDKIGWRADANHLLVFTSDDKTHSALDGRLAGVVQPNDGQCHIDQENLYDLSTTLDYPSLGLISDKLSENNIKLILAVTQNVVPLYQNYSQLIPLSYVGTLSDNSDNVIQLILNAYEKFRSKVDLELLGVPDELALSFNATCLNGELIQGVKSCSGLRTGDTVSFSVEASLRGCPKEKTRTFSIKPAGVKDTLEVTVNFACGCECEAAAQPESPLCNQGNGTYQCGVCQCHPGRLGGRCECAEGDYRTSDHDNCSPTPGDPVCSGRGECVCGQCTCHASSLGKVWGKYCDCDDYTCPRFNGEICSGNGQCSCGVCTCISDWTGPNCNCTQRKDTCGLGVGRLCSGRGVCVCGACQCNQPGAYGRTCEKCPTCPDACTMKKDCVECRHFKRGGLVEDNSCATICRDEIQQVEELGFHEKNSVNCTYKDEDDCVARFQYYEDDDGKSTLYVMELDCPKGPDILVVLMAVAGAILFLGLAGLLIWKLFVTLHDAKEFAKFQEEKAKAKWDTGNNPLYKGATSTFTNVTYRGNS, from the exons ATGAGCAGTGTCTCCAACATGGAAACTTTTTTCTGGATATTATCTGCTTTATCAGTAGTTGCTTCTGAAGTGCACG gcgCTAACGTGTGCACCTCTCGAGGGGTTACCACCTGCAGACAGTGCCTGGCCATCCACCCCAGCTGTGCCTGGTGCCACCAGGAG GTGTTTGGACAGGGGGTCGGTGTGTCCCGCTGTGATCTGAAGAAGAATCTGCTGGATGGGGGGTGCACCGAACAGGGGCTGGAATTCCCTGTGAGCGGGTTCAGCATGCAGGAGAACAGGCAACTCAGCGACAAGGCATACGGGACGGCTGACGAGGTCACCCAGATCCAACCCCAGAAACTCACCCTGACTCTCCGACCGG ATGATGCCATGCGTTTCGAAGTGAAAGTGAAGCAAGCGGAGGACTATCCTGTCGACTTGTACTACCTGATGGATCTCTCCTACTCCATGAATGACGACTTGGTCAAACTGCGTGACCTAGGCAACCTCCTGGCTACAGCCATGGGAAAGACTACCAGCAACCTCCGCATGGGCTTTGGTGCCTTCGTGGACAAAACGATGTCCCCATACATGTACATCTACCCTCCGGAGGCAGTGCAGAACCCCTGCTATAa GAGAACCAATCGCTGCCGGCCTCAGTTTAGTTACAGGAATGTGCTGTCCCTGACAGACCAGGTCTCCCGCTTCACCGAGGAGGTGGGGAAGCAGCAGGTGTCTGGTAACAGAGACTCTCCAGAGGGAGGGTTCGATGCGGTCATACAGGCAGTGGTCtgcaag GACAAGATAGGCTGGCGTGCGGATGCCAACCACCTGCTGGTGTTCACGTCTGATGACAAGACACACAGTGCCCTGGATGGCAGGCTGGCAGGTGTGGTGCAGCCCAACGACGGCCAGTGTCACATTGACCAGGAAAACCTGTATGACCTGTCCACAACCCTG GACTACCCATCTCTGGGACTGATCTCAGACAAGTTGTCTGAGAACAACATCAAACTGATCTTAGCCGTGACCCAAAACGTTGTACCCCTCTACCAG AACTACAGCCAGTTAATTCCTCTCAGCTATGTGGGGACTCTGTCGGATAACTCTGACAACGTGATCCAGCTCATCCTGAATGCCTACGAG AAGTTCCGATCCAAGGTGGACCTGGAGCTACTGGGTGTCCCAGATGAGCTGGCCCTGTCGTTCAACGCCACCTGCCTCAACGGGGAGCTGATCCAGGGTGTTAAGTCCTGCTCCGGACTCAGGACAGGAGACACC GTGTCGTTCAGTGTGGAGGCCAGCCTGCGCGGCTGCCCTAAGGAGAAGACACGCACCTTCAGCATCAAACCGGCCGGCGTCAAGGACACCCTGGAGGTCACGGTCAACTTCGCCTGCGGCTGCGAATGCGAGGCCGCGGCTCAGCCCGAGAGCCCTCTCTGTAACCAGGGCAACGGTACCTACCAGTGTGGCGTGTGCCAGTGTCACCCAGGGCGCCTGGGAGGCCGCTGCGAGTGTGCGGAAGGCGACTACAGAACCTCGGACCACGACAACTGCAGCCCGACACCCGGCGACCCCGTCTGCAGCGGGAGGGGAGAGTGCGTGTGCGGTCAGTGCACGTGCCACGCCAGTAGCTTAGGAAAGGTGTGGGGCAAGTACTGCGACTGTGACGACTATACGTGCCCACGCTTCAACGGGGAAATCTGCTCAG GCAATGGCCAGTGCAGCTGTGGCGTCTGCACGTGCATCAGCGACTGGACGGGGCCGAACTGCAACTGCACCCAGAGGAAGGACACCTGCGGACTGGGCGTCGGGCGGCTTTGCAGCGGCCggggcgtgtgcgtgtgcggcGCCTGTCAGTGCAACCAGCCTGGTGCGTACGGTCGCACCTGCGAGAAGTGTCCGACCTGCCCGGACGCCTGCACCATGAAGAA GGACTGTGTTGAATGTAGGCACTTCAAGAGAGGTGGACTCGTTGAGGACAATAGCTGTGCTACAATCTGCAGGGATGAAATTCAGCAGGTGGAAGAACTAG GCTTCCATGAGAAGAATTCGGTGAACTGCACCTATAAGGACGAGGATGACTGCGTGGCGCGCTTCCAGTACTACGAGGACGACGACGGCAAGTCCACGCTCTACGTCATGGAGCTTG ACTGTCCTAAAGGACCTGATATCTTAGTGGTTCTAATGGCGGTGGCCGGGGCCATCTTGTTTCTGGGTCTGGCTGGCCTGCTCATCTGGAAGCTGTTTGTCACCCTCCACGACGCCAAAGAGTTTGCCAAGTTTCAGGAAGAGAAGGCGAAGGCTAAGTGGGATACG GGTAACAACCCCTTGTACAAAGGAGCCACTTCCACGTTCACCAATGTGACATACCGCGGAAACTCTTGA
- the mettl2a gene encoding tRNA N(3)-methylcytidine methyltransferase METTL2, with product MAAPDTVRGISEENSIDTVQILPESTSGELKRPQFGTRFLTDPRQVFQHNAWDNVEWTEEQEAAAKKKVQENSQPLPLEKQEDFDCRANAYWNDFYTIHENRFFKDRHWLFTEFPELAPQCRFNQGSYAAGGVAGTSCPHDLDQGRSPSSPVTGQHPAPVDGDFPGSNATYRILEVGCGVGNTVFPILKTNNDPGLIVYCCDFSSTAVELVKSNSDYDPGRCFAFVHDLSDEAAVYPVPDASLDVIVLIFVLSALHPDRMQASVCRLARLLKPGGVLLLRDYGRYDMAQLRFKKGRCLSDNFYVRGDGTRVYFFTQEELHGYFSEAGLEKVQNMVDRRLQVNRGKQLTMYRVWIQCKYRKPHTQPPECQD from the exons ATGGCAGCGCCCGATACAGTGAGAGGGATATCCGAGGAAAACAGCATTGACACGGTACAAATATTACCAGAGTCCACATCTGGAGAACTGAAAAGACCTCAATTCGGAACCCGTTTCCTGACAGATCCTCGTCAGGTTTTTCAGCATAACGCATG GGACAATGTGGAGTGGACAGAGGAGCAAGAGGCTGCAGCCAAAAAGAAGGTGCAAGAAAACAGTCAGCCCCTCCCTCTAGAGAAGCAAG AGGACTTTGACTGTCGGGCAAATGCATACTGGAATGACTTCTACACCATCCATGAGAACCGCTTCTTCAAAGACCGCCACTGGCTCTTCACAGAGTTCCCCGAGCTTGCTCCCCAGTGTCGCTTCAACCAGGGGTCCTATGCTGCCGGTGGCGTGGCTGGGACATCCTGCCCACACGATCTGGATCAAGGCCGGAGCCCAAGCAGTCCAGTTACTGGGCAGCATCCAGCCCCTGTAGATGGTGATTTCCCAGGATCCAATGCCACGTACCGCATATTGGAG GTGGGCTgtggagttggcaacactgtctttcccattctgaagACCAACAA TGACCCGGGGCTCATTGTCTACTGCTGTGATTTCTCCAGCACCGCTGTGGAGCTGGTCAAG AGTAACTCGGACTACGACCCCGGGCGTTGCTTCGCCTTCGTTCACGACCTGAGCGATGAGGCCGCCGTCTACCCTGTCCCAGATGCCAGCCTGGATGTCATTGTGCTCATTTTCGTGCTCTCAGCGCTCCACCCTGATAG GATGCAGGCCTCCGTCTGCAGACTGGCTCGGCTTCTGAAACCTGGTGGGGTACTGCTGCTCCGGGACTACGGTCGCTATGACATGGCACAGCTACGCTTCAAGAAAG gaAGGTGTTTGTCAGACAACTTTTATGTCCGGGGTGATGGAACACGAGTCTATTTCTTCACTCAAG AGGAGCTCCATGGCTACTTCAGTGAAGCCGGCCTGGAGAAGGTCCAGAACATGGTGGACCGGCGGCTGCAGGTGAATAGAGGCAAACAGCTGACCATGTACCGTGTTTGGATTCAGTGCAAGTACCGCAAGCCTCATACCCAACCACCAGAGTGCCAGGACTGA